A part of Ignavibacteria bacterium genomic DNA contains:
- a CDS encoding nucleotidyltransferase: MTIQDLKNKGMLIFEGIVGSQAYGTSTPTSDIDKKGVYIQPLEDIMGFGYIEQISDEKNDQVYYEVRRFLELISTNNPNIIELLNLPEEMITYKHPIYDLILENKDKFISKICRHSFAGYAIAQIKKARGLNKKIVNPIEKERKNPLDFAYVHFGYNSIPLIKYLEDNSLNQKFCGIANIPHARDLYGLFYDFNAHNRFIGNAFSNMLFLQDGKIKKRPFKPGEWNELKNKCLQGGQFLNYKGIVKESENGSFPSNELRMSHIEKSERNNMLCYFTYNKDGYTQYCKDYKEYWEWVEKRNQSRYNDNAKHGKGYDSKNMMHCHRLLDMAIEIGEGKGIIVRRPNIEYLLSIRNGEMDYDFLVSDAERKIELIDNLFDQSNLPEYVDKQFVNELLIKIRKEFYKL, translated from the coding sequence ATGACTATTCAAGATTTAAAAAACAAAGGTATGCTTATTTTCGAGGGTATTGTCGGTTCACAAGCCTATGGAACTTCAACTCCTACCTCAGACATTGATAAAAAAGGTGTTTATATCCAACCTCTTGAAGATATTATGGGGTTTGGATATATCGAACAAATTTCCGATGAAAAAAACGACCAGGTTTACTACGAAGTTCGTAGATTTCTAGAGTTGATTTCAACTAACAACCCAAATATTATTGAGTTATTAAATCTACCAGAAGAAATGATTACCTACAAACATCCTATATATGACCTTATCTTAGAAAATAAGGATAAGTTTATTTCTAAAATTTGTAGACATTCATTTGCAGGTTACGCTATTGCACAAATTAAAAAAGCAAGAGGTCTTAACAAAAAAATTGTTAATCCTATTGAAAAAGAACGTAAGAATCCATTAGATTTTGCTTATGTTCATTTTGGTTATAATTCTATTCCTTTAATTAAATATTTAGAAGATAATAGTTTAAATCAAAAATTCTGTGGTATTGCTAATATACCTCATGCACGGGATCTTTACGGTTTGTTTTATGATTTTAATGCACATAATAGATTCATAGGTAATGCTTTTTCTAATATGTTATTTTTACAAGATGGTAAGATTAAGAAAAGACCTTTTAAACCTGGTGAATGGAATGAGTTAAAAAACAAATGCTTACAAGGTGGTCAATTTCTTAACTATAAAGGTATTGTAAAAGAATCAGAAAATGGTTCATTTCCATCAAATGAGTTGAGAATGTCACATATTGAAAAATCTGAAAGAAATAATATGTTATGTTATTTCACTTACAATAAAGATGGTTATACTCAATATTGCAAAGATTATAAAGAATACTGGGAATGGGTTGAAAAAAGAAACCAATCAAGGTATAATGATAATGCAAAACATGGTAAAGGTTATGATTCTAAAAATATGATGCATTGTCATCGTTTGCTTGATATGGCTATTGAGATTGGTGAAGGTAAAGGCATCATTGTTCGCAGACCAAACATAGAATATTTATTGAGTATCAGAAATGGTGAAATGGATTATGATTTTTTGGTTTCTGATGCTGAAAGAAAGATTGAATTGATTGATAATTTGTTTGATCAATCTAACTTACCTGAGTATGTAGACAAACAATTTGTAAATGAACTTCTAATAAAGATTAGAAAAGAATTTTACAAATTATAA
- a CDS encoding bifunctional (p)ppGpp synthetase/guanosine-3',5'-bis(diphosphate) 3'-pyrophosphohydrolase, with the protein MRENLIQKAKEYAFKKHNQPSDCQRYGTKPYSVHLEDVVSIINKYKYLLDDEVHDDVISSGYLHDSVEDTDTTPDMLKKMFNERIAEIVLRVSNERGWDKKEILFKTLPKIWSCPLAKFVKLCDRIANGTNSKNGESDKSKRMYKRYLEEYPIFRYALKVEGEYDEIWKELDLIFEYKTYF; encoded by the coding sequence TCAACCTTCTGATTGTCAAAGATATGGTACAAAACCATATTCTGTTCATTTAGAAGATGTTGTTAGTATTATAAATAAGTACAAATATTTGCTTGATGATGAAGTACATGATGATGTAATAAGTTCTGGTTATTTACATGATTCTGTAGAAGATACAGATACAACACCTGATATGTTAAAAAAAATGTTTAACGAAAGAATTGCTGAAATAGTTTTACGTGTTTCAAATGAAAGAGGTTGGGATAAGAAAGAAATACTTTTTAAAACATTACCGAAAATTTGGTCTTGTCCGTTAGCTAAATTTGTAAAATTGTGTGATAGAATAGCTAATGGTACAAATTCAAAAAATGGTGAATCTGATAAAAGTAAAAGAATGTATAAAAGATATTTAGAAGAATATCCTATTTTCAGATATGCTCTTAAAGTAGAAGGTGAGTATGATGAAATATGGAAAGAACTTGACCTAATTTTTGAATATAAAACGTATTTTTAA